The proteins below come from a single Manduca sexta isolate Smith_Timp_Sample1 chromosome 3, JHU_Msex_v1.0, whole genome shotgun sequence genomic window:
- the LOC115441248 gene encoding zinc finger protein GLI4 translates to MADYDIIPCYDDDELFQDRNDSITDLHAYYMSQFNLELENNKSKMKVDTFKYGVEESFDFEVLEAYNNVNNTNIGTDFEMLDEVIDSNINEQNIKEVLLDLDSIDFDDNTNKVDNYKDQTKSYETNPDYIDDESLIDGLCREDSESCRLTPEFNEDCASSNEKNLLPSIETAFSKRYCNYNIEESNLQDFNINSTALSNTNNVVNSIEHYSYPNNILYNLDNEKKYILPDTPTSCTEFSFDRNERKISISESIESDVQSSGYYDDNSETFDEEDLFVNLDEFGLTLERDTDVEQRNQSQRKVDKEKAQGERACLWEHCYEKYPNQNTLVEHIERAHVNTYKGDEFSCLWKDCARARRPFNARYKLLIHMRVHSGHKPNRCHHPGCGKAFSRLENLKIHVRSHTGERPYACPAPHCRKAFSNSSDRAKHQRTHFNARPYACGAAGCGKRYTDPSSLRKHVKSHPHITNVPRTCLPPSRPMRRPDQEQLVPSSPAKLTTLRCIRDKLTVPRLQRL, encoded by the exons ATGGCTGACTATGATATTATACCTTGCTATGACGATGACGAACTGTTCCAAGACAGGAACGACAGTATTACAGACTTACACGCTTATTATATGTCGCAATTTAATCTAGAACTAgagaataataaaagtaaaatgaagGTAGACACGTTTAAGTATGGTGTTGAAGAAAGTTTCGACTTTGAAGTTTTGGAAGCGTACAATAACGTAAACAATACGAATATAGGAACTGATTTCGAAATGCTAGATGAAGTTATTGATAGTAACATTAACgaacaaaacataaaagaagTTTTACTCGATCTAGATAGTATAGATTTCGACGATAATACGAACAAAGTTGACAATTATAAGGATCAAACGAAATCTTATGAGACTAATCCAGATTACATCGACGACGAATCGTTGATTGATGGGCTTTGTAGAGAAGATTCCGAATCTTGCCGACTGACACCGGAGTTTAACGAAGACTGTGCGTCAAGTAATGAAAAGAATCTTTTACCGTCTATAGAGACTGCCTTTTCGAAACGTTACTGCAACTATAATATTGAGGAGAGCAATTTGCAAGACTTTAACATAAATTCAACAGCTTTATCAAATACAAACAATGTTGTGAACAGCATTGAACATTACAGCTACCCTAAcaacatattgtataatttagacAACGAAAAGAAGTATATATTACCCGATACACCAACCAGTTGTACGGAATTCAGCTTTGATAGAAATGAAAGGAAGATATCCATTTCGGAGTCTATTGAGAGTGACGTGCAGAGTTCTGGTTATTATGATGACAACTCCGAAACATTTGATGAAGAGGACTTATTCGTCAATTTGGATGAGTTTGGCCTGACTTTGGAGAGGGACACTGATGTTGAACAACGGAATCAGAGCCAGAGGAAGGTTGATAAAGAAAAGGCGCAAG gtGAAAGAGCTTGTCTGTGGGAGCATTGCTACGAGAAATATCCAAATCAAAACACTTTAGTGGAACACATTGAGAGAGCTCACGTCAACACATAcaaag GTGATGAGTTCAGCTGCCTGTGGAAAgactgcgcacgcgcacgccgTCCCTTCAATGCGCGGTACAAGCTCCTCATTCACATGCGCGTACATTCTGGACACAAGCCGAATAGATGTCAT CACCCCGGTTGCGGCAAAGCGTTCTCGCGTCTGGAGAATCTGAAGATCCACGTGCGCTCCCACACGGGCGAGAGGCCGTACGCATGTCCAGCGCCGCACTGCAGGAAGGCCTTCTCTAACTCCTCGGACAGAGCCAAGCATCAGAGGACGCATTTTAATGCG agGCCCTACGCTTGCGGTGCTGCAGGCTGCGGCAAGCGATACACAGATCCATCCTCACTTCGGAAGCACGTGAAGTCACATCCACACATCACTAATGTCCCGAGGACTTGTCTGCCACCCTCCAGACCTATGAGAAGACCAGATCAGGAGCAGCTGGTACCCAGTTCTCCTGCCAAGCTCACCACCTTGAGATGTATTAGAGATAAACTCACAGTGCCTAGGTTACAACGACTATAA
- the LOC115441222 gene encoding vitellogenin, producing the protein MKLLVLAAVLAAVATERLSGNQPESQPQSPWQVGKLYRYDVTSHTFAHQKGSPKSGHAFKARLVVRARAADQLQVKVEDPQHAQFHQQSDDQELPQDLKYQPVANLDKPFEIALEGGRVTALHLHPSLPLHLENLLKGLISTLQMDLSPHRSIHSAQDNYDKEQQQGLYRKMETDVTGDCETLYTVSPVAAEWRRELPKFASEEDPIEITKSKNYGHCHHRVAYHFGVPDGAEWTGTAHRPEEEQFIRRATVSRILAGKQQRPIYKAETTSTVNVHPHLYGKQKAEVHSHVHLQLASVEQDHEPEWPQPEGNHVAKNLLYSMSPKQIASHDSSSSSSSSESHEHIRAEVQGKQRKPRSAKPQKVIAISKVIVKRNDDDTSASSSSSSDSSSAYVNDEVPNINEPAYAALYMSPQQHNDKKQNPMNAQKLLQDIAQQLQNPNNMPKADFLSKFNILVRVIASMSTAQLAQTSRSIEAAKASNNNIKSDMWMIYRDAVAQAGTQPAFQQIKTWIESKKIQGEEAAQVVASLPTTLRYPTREVMTQFFKLARDPEVKDQSFLNTTALIASTRFINMGQVNNESAHSFYPTHMYGRLARKHDSFVLEQILPPLAADLQQAIERQESHKAQVYIKAIGNLGHPEILKTFAPYLEGQIKVSNYLRVQMVQNLQVLAHQKNKQARAVLYSILRNTAENYEVRVAAIQNIFMAHPTGAMMQAMAEMTYEDPSVHVRAALKSGIESAAQLKNPRYWNLARAAESAKWMLTKEKFGYQHSMKKFFDGFDQESEQGIFAVLSHTGSEDSLAPKHLRYSVRSKQSGWDKESTIQASFSSVKHFLDKLKDSVYATPAKSEGHKYSAEKIAKMLNIKREHNEPLEAALYIDLINQQRYFTFDENDQNQLVNDIRDYLNQVEKGVDKHYTKVLNQAQVSVMFPVASGMPFIYKYKVPTVVHIESKAKGEIKTDPKNSQKLHVKMDKEIQFTYARNIDGNVGYMDTLVNQYASVGVVNKLQVHIPVKMNIEANEKQLMVKVQPLRPEQDNTILHYSVWPYSANQKKDTLVPISLDPTSKVVERPKRVMSIDSKFGQSIGNIFHLQGYSQSQDFKNIAGIFKSQDALSSIASIFSQNDVALTHFNLRYLGKQSPNKAVTLTAVYDEYHNQKNAGEMGPVTEEKDLSPNSEARRQSMAKRSSAGINTAKARVVDLSASFEGPQKAEYVLTAALSDSPVDPKIQAVFAVIRNSAHSGQSQVNGVAHMKKPEIEPFNSLQILDKDFQVTFQADVKYGPNGNIHLQGQAQRTKKYAEDLKKHPQAKKCAEEIANNNKYQHSCHKLTLAAHAPDHFQMSINYKDVAPAYTNWTYHAANLAQHYGFWYTETNPLKRNPEGKIDIEVNNDYIDHTLSASMTTKYGHVRVSDVPIPKGSARILAIYHPFKPQERAANAYTRHQYQPYCSVDGTKVQTFSRRSYEYQLTSSWHVVLQDQRSQHGFGDDLVILARKPKPDQQEVYISYKDESGKDLEIEIKPDPEGKNNHKVDVKTNAKKVSEGELTTYWDDAREQPLLEYHSKHQVLELNIANDKVRVMYDGQRLVVLASENRKSARGICGPMTGEPRDDYQTPDGLVDQPELYGASFTLSDENADPKTQELKNKAKTQAYQPQTKYTAILHSDDEWNQKDESSMENEYDSDAVYKSRSYNKKKGPCQVEHQVQYYENHGEICISTGKLPACQSHCVGGAYKIQPVQVSCRPKFDQQYRALRDQIKQGQNPQVSGMSKSKQFKVPISCKA; encoded by the exons ATGAAGTTATTGGTTTTGGCGGCGGTTTTGG CCGCCGTGGCGACGGAGCGGCTCAGCGGCAACCAGCCGGAGTCGCAACCTCAATCGCCCTGGCAAGTCGGAAAACTTTACCGCTATGACGTCACCTCACACACCTTCGCCCACCAAAAAGGCAGCCCCAAGAGCGGTCATGCCTTCAAGGCCCGTCTCGTCGTCCGAGCCCGCGCTGCCGACCAGCTGCAGGTCAAGGTGGAAGACCCTCAGCACGCCCAGTTCCATCAGCAATCTGATGACCAGGAACTGCCTCAGGATCTAAAATACCAACCGGTCGCCAACCTTGACAAGCCTTTCGAAATTGCCTTGGAAGGTGGTCGCGTCACAGCCCTGCACCTGCACCCGTCTCTACCGCTGCACTTGGAGAATCTGCTCAAGGGTCTCATCAGCACTCTGCAGATGGATCTGTCGCCCCACCGCAGTATCCACAGTGCCCAAGACAACTATGACAAGGAACAACAGCAAGGTCTTTACAGGAAAATGGAAACTGACGTCACAGGCGATTGCGAGACTTTATACACGGTTTCGCCTGTTGCTGCTGAATGGCGCCGGGAATTGCCGAAGTTCGCGTCCGAGGAAGATCCTATTGAGATCACCAAGAGCAAGAACTACGGCCATTGCCACCACCGCGTTGCTTACCACTTCGGCGTGCCCGACGGTGCTGAGTGGACTGGTACCGCTCACCGACCTGAGGAGGAACAGTTCATCCGCAGGGCCACTGTCTCGCGCATCCTTGCCGGTAAACAACAGCGTCCCATCTACAAGGCAGAGACCACCAGCACTGTGAATGTCCACCCTCATCTTTACGGTAAGCAAAAGGCTGAAGTTCACAGTCATGTGCACTTACAACTTGCATCCGTCGAACAAGACCACGAACCAGAATGGCCGCAGCCCGAAGGAAACCATGTGGCTAAGAATCTGCTGTACTCCATGTCACCTAAACAAATCGCTAGCCATGACAGCTCTTCCTCCTCTTCGTCCTCGGAATCTCACGAACACATCCGCGCTGAAGTTCAAGGTAAGCAGAGGAAGCCCCGTTCTGCTAAGCCACAAAAAGTTATCGCTATTAGCAAAGTGATTGTAAAGCGCAACGATGATGACACCAGTGCTTCCTCCAGCTCCAGCTCTGACTCCTCTTCTGCCTATGTTAACGATGAGGTGCCCAACATCAACGAGCCAGCGTACGCCGCCTTATACATGAGCCCCCAACAGCACAACGATAAGAAACAGAACCCAATGAATGCTCAAAAGTTGCTGCAAGACATTGCTCAGCAGTTGCAGAATCCCAACAACATGCCCAAGGCTGATTTCCTCTCGAAGTTTAACATTCTTGTCCGTGTCATCGCCTCAATGAGCACTGCCCAGTTAGCTCAGACCAGCCGTAGTATCGAGGCAGCCAAAGCCTCGAACAACAATATCAAATCCGACATGTGGATGATCTACCGTGATGCCGTTGCCCAAGCCGGTACGCAGCCCGCCTTCCAACAAATCAAGACCTGGATTGAGAGCAAGAAGATTCAGGGTGAGGAGGCTGCCCAAGTGGTTGCCAGTTTACCCACGACACTCCGCTATCCTACCAGGGAAGTTATGACCCAATTCTTCAAGCTGGCGAGAGACCCTGAAGTCAAAGACCAATCCTTCCTTAACACCACTGCCCTGATCGCTTCGACCAGATTCATCAACATGGGACAAGTGAACAACGAGTCTGCGCACAGCTTCTACCCCACCCACATGTACGGCCGTCTTGCTCGCAAACATGACAGCTTTGTCCTGGAACAAATCCTGCCCCCTCTTGCCGCGGATCTGCAGCAGGCCATCGAACGCCAAGAAAGCCACAAAGCTCAGGTGTACATCAAGGCTATCGGTAACTTGGGCCATCCTGAAATCCTTAAAACTTTCGCTCCTTACCTGGAAGGCCAAATTAAGGTGTCGAACTATCTCCGCGTTCAAATGGTCCAAAACTTACAAGTCTTGGCCCACCAGAAAAACAAGCAAGCTCGTGCTGTCCTCTATAGTATCCTGAGGAACACCGCTGAGAACTACGAGGTTAGGGTGGCTGCTATCCAGAACATCTTTATGGCTCACCCCACTGGCGCTATGATGCAAGCTATGGCTGAGATGACCTACGAAGACCCGAGCGTGCACGTGCGTGCCGCGCTTAAATCTGGCATCGAATCTGCTGCTCAATTGAAGAACCCGCGTTACTGGAATct CGCCAGAGCGGCCGAAAGCGCGAAATGGATGTTGACGAAAGAGAAATTCGGTTACCAACACTCCATGAAGAAATTCTTCGACGGTTTCGACCAGGAAAGTGAGCAGGGCATCTTTGCTGTACTGTCGCATACTGGTAGCGAGGACAGTCTGGCTCCCAAGCATCTGAGGTATTCCGTACGTAGCAAGCAATCTGGATGGGACAAGGAAAGCACT ATCCAAGCTTCGTTCTCAAGTGTCAAACACTTCCTGGACAAACTGAAGGACAGTGTCTACGCGACGCCAGCCAAGTCCGAGGGCCACAAGTACTCCGCGGAGAAGATCGCCAAGATGCTGAACATCAAGCGCGAACACAACGAGCCCCTGGAGGCGGCTCTGTACATCGACCTCATTAACCAACAGAGATACTTCACCTTCGATGAGAATGACCAGAACCAACTTGTGAATGACATCCGCGACTACTTAAACCAAGTTGAAAAGGGCGTCGACAAGCACTACACTAAGGTCCTCAACCAGGCCCAAGTGTCCGTGATGTTCCCAGTCGCCTCTGGCATGCCTTTCATCTACAAATACAAGGTACCCACCGTTGTACACATTGAAAGCAAGGCCAAGGGAGAAATTAAGACTGATCCCAAGAACTCCCAGAAGTTGCACGTAAAGATGGACAAGGAGATTCAGTTTACTTACGCTCGTAATATTGACGGAAATGTTGGTTACATGGATACTCTTGTCAACCAGTACGCTAGTGTCGGTGTCGTTAACAAGCTTCAGGTCCACATTCCAGTGAAAATGAACATTGAAGCTAACGAGAAACAGCTTATGGTCAAGGTTCAACCCCTCCGTCCTGAGCAGGACAACACCATTCTCCATTACAGCGTGTGGCCTTACTCCGCGAATCAAAAGAAGGATACCTTGGTACCAATCTCTCTAGATCCTACCAGCAAAGTTGTCGAGCGTCCTAAGAGAGTCATGTCCATTGACTCTAAATTTGGCCAATCAATTGGTAACATATTCCACTTGCAAGGATACTCACAATCCCAAGATTTCAAGAACATTGCTGGAATTTTCAAATCCCAGGACGCGCTGTCAAGCATTGCGTCTATCTTCTCACAAAATGATGTCGCTTTGACGCACTTCAACCTGAGATACCTCGGTAAACAATCGCCGAACAAAGCTGTGACTCTCACCGCCGTTTATG atgaATACCACAACCAGAAGAACGCTGGTGAAATGGGCCCCGTCACCGAAGAGAAGGACTTAAGCCCCAATAGCGAAGCCCGCCGTCAATCTATGGCAAAACGTTCGTCCGCTGGTATCAACACAGCTAAAGCTAGAGTCGTGGACCTTAGCGCTTCATTCGAAGGCCCCCAGAAAGCCGAATATGTGTTGACTGCTGCGTTGAGTGACAGCCCGGTCGATCCGAAGATCCAAGCCGTATTTGCCGTTATCAGAAACTCGGCGCACTCTGGCCAGAGCCAAGTGAACGGTGTAGCACACATGAAGAAACCAGAAATAGAGCCGTTTAACTCCTTGCAGATCCTTGACAAAGACTTCCAGGTCACTTTCCAAGCTGATGTGAAATACGGCCCGAACGGTAATATCCACTTACAAGGACAGGCTCAACGCACCAAGAAATACGCTGAAGATCTTAAAAAGCATCCTCAGGCTAAGAAATGCGCAGAAGAAATCGCGAACAACAACAAGTACCAACACAGTTGCCACAAACTGACATTGGCGGCGCACGCTCCTGACCACTTCCAGATGTCCATCAACTACAAGGACGTAGCACCAGCATACACTAACTGGACGTACCATGCGGCTAATCTCGCCCAGCACTACGGCTTCTGGTATACGGAGACGAACCCTCTTAAACGCAACCCTGAGGGAAAAATTGACATTGAAGTGAACAACGACTACATCGATCACACCCTGAGTGCTTCGATGACGACTAAGTACGGACACGTTCGCGTTAGTGATGTCCCGATTCCCAAAGGATCTGCGAGGATTTTGGCCATCTACCATCCCTTCAAGCCTCAGGAGCGCGCTGCTAACGCCTACACCCGCCACCAATACCAAC CTTACTGCTCGGTTGACGGCACCAAAGTCCAGACCTTCAGCAGACGCAGCTACGAATACCAGCTGACGAGCTCATGGCACGTTGTGCTTCAGGACCAGCGCAGCCAACATGGCTTTGGAGACGATCTCGTCATCTTGGCCAGGAAGCCCAAACCCGACCAGCAAGAGGTCTACATTTCGTACAA gGATGAAAGCGGCAAGGACTTGGAAATCGAAATCAAACCTGACCCAGAAGGCAAGAACAACCACAAAGTCGACGTCAAGACCAACGCCAAGAAGGTGTCCGAGGGTGAACTTACCACCTACTGGGACGACGCTAGGGAGCAGCCTCTGCTCGAGTACCACTCCAAACACCAGGTTCTGGAGCTCAACATCGCGAACGACAAAGTAAGAGTGATGTACGACGGCCAACGACTGGTTGTGCTGGCCAGCGAGAACCGCAAGTCCGCCCGAGGCATCTGTGGACCCATGACGGGTGAACCCCGCGACGACTATCAAACTCCTGATGGTTTAGTCGACCAGCCTGAACTGTACGGCGCTTCCTTCACTCTCAGCGACGAGAACGCTGATCCCAAAACCCAGGAACTGAAGAACAAGGCTAAGACACAAGCATACCAGCCCCAGACCAAATACACTGCAATTCTACACTCAGACGACGAATGGAACCAGAAAGACGAATCATCGATGGAGAATGAGTACGATTCTGATGCCGTGTACAAGTCAAGGAGCTACAACAAGAAGAAGGGGCCTTGCCAAGTAGAGCACCAGGTGCAGTACTACGAGAACCATGGCGAGATTTGCATAAGTACCGGTAAACTGCCGGCTTGCCAGTCGCACTGCGTCGGTGGTGCGTACAAAATCCAACCGGTTCAGGTCTCCTGCCGTCCTAAGTTTGACCAGCAGTACCGAGCGCTCAGAGACCAGATCAAGCAGGGCCAGAACCCTCAAGTCTCTGGAATGAGCAAGTCGAAGCAGTTCAAAGTACCCATATCTTGCAAAGCTTAA